Proteins from a genomic interval of Sugiyamaella lignohabitans strain CBS 10342 chromosome C, complete sequence:
- the TOM71 gene encoding protein channel TOM71 — translation MARPESESSSKSDSESDVDSETVWHDSVDSDEKLSPEIEEKLVKEADQFKVIGNEFFKARDYKSALTEYNNALKNCPNYLSDKIAIYYGNISACHFFLGDYKEAVEACTKALDLDRWHTKARLRRASANEKLNTWSSLESAIEDLELLLKDDETTDKKVSLGEDGRKDINIRLQRLKPQLEQKRKEEAEELISKFKTMGNDFLKNFGISLDNINVKQNNEGGYTADFKQ, via the coding sequence ATGGCAAGGCCGGAGTCGGAATCAAGTTCAAAATCAGATTCGGAGTCAGATGTAGACTCGGAAACCGTGTGGCATGATTCGGTCGATAGTGACGAGAAGCTATCACCAGAAATCGAAGAGAAGCTTGTCAAGGAAGCTGACCAATTCAAAGTTATCGGTAATGAGTTTTTTAAAGCCAGGGATTACAAGTCAGCTCTGACTGAATACAATAATGCATTGAAAAACTGTCCAAATTATCTGTCTGATAAGATAGCAATTTATTATGGTAATATCTCGGCGTGCcacttttttcttggtgACTACAAAGAGGCGGTTGAAGCGTGTACGAAGGCTCTAGATCTTGACCGCTGGCATACAAAAGCACGTCTAAGAAGGGCCAGCGCAAATGAGAAACTCAATACATGGTCTTCATTAGAGTCTGCAATTGAAGATTTGGAATTGCTTCTCAAAGACGATGAGACTACCGACAAAAAAGTCAGTCTAGGAGAAGATGGACGCAAAGATATTAATATCAGGCTGCAACGACTTAAACCTCAACTTGaacagaagagaaaggaGGAGGCTGAAGAACTAATTTCTAAGTTCAAAACTATGGGTAACgattttttgaaaaatttcgGTATCAGTCTTGACAATATCAATGTCAAACAGAATAATGAGGGTGGATACACTGCTGACTTTAAGCAGTAG
- the SCS7 gene encoding fatty acid alpha-hydroxylase (Sphingolipid alpha-hydroxylase; functions in the alpha-hydroxylation of sphingolipid-associated very long chain fatty acids, has both cytochrome b5-like and hydroxylase/desaturase domains, not essential for growth; GO_component: GO:0005783 - endoplasmic reticulum [Evidence IEA,IEA]; GO_component: GO:0005783 - endoplasmic reticulum [Evidence IDA] [PMID 14562095]; GO_component: GO:0005789 - endoplasmic reticulum membrane [Evidence IEA]; GO_component: GO:0016021 - integral component of membrane [Evidence IEA]; GO_component: GO:0016021 - integral component of membrane [Evidence ISM] [PMID 12192589]; GO_component: GO:0016020 - membrane [Evidence IEA]; GO_component: GO:0016020 - membrane [Evidence ISS] [PMID 9353282]; GO_function: GO:0080132 - fatty acid alpha-hydroxylase activity [Evidence IMP] [PMID 9353282]; GO_function: GO:0080132 - fatty acid alpha-hydroxylase activity [Evidence IMP] [PMID 9559540]; GO_function: GO:0020037 - heme binding [Evidence IEA]; GO_function: GO:0005506 - iron ion binding [Evidence IEA]; GO_function: GO:0046872 - metal ion binding [Evidence IEA]; GO_function: GO:0016491 - oxidoreductase activity [Evidence IEA,IEA]; GO_process: GO:0006633 - fatty acid biosynthetic process [Evidence IEA,IEA]; GO_process: GO:0006631 - fatty acid metabolic process [Evidence IEA]; GO_process: GO:0006673 - inositolphosphoceramide metabolic process [Evidence IMP] [PMID 16652392]; GO_process: GO:0006673 - inositolphosphoceramide metabolic process [Evidence IMP] [PMID 9353282]; GO_process: GO:0006673 - inositolphosphoceramide metabolic process [Evidence IMP] [PMID 9368039]; GO_process: GO:0006673 - inositolphosphoceramide metabolic process [Evidence IGI,IMP] [PMID 9559540]; GO_process: GO:0006629 - lipid metabolic process [Evidence IEA]; GO_process: GO:0055114 - oxidation-reduction process [Evidence IEA,IEA]; GO_process: GO:0006665 - sphingolipid metabolic process [Evidence IEA]) has product MATAKSLPFITKAELEAQRKSSSHVLVTLNNRKVYDVTDFVEAHPGGADLIRDYPHHDITKIMADIESHAHSESAYEMMDDDYLVAILATEEEERELLTDSNRRSFVFSSSGGDDDAEAELTVTTDFSNDYNTHKFLDLNKPLLWQVLFGKFTKEFYLEQVHKPRHYGKGSAPIFGNFLEPLTKTPWFVIPIIWIPADIYCISLALEGLHPLLVVVFYTLGLCIWTLLEYILHRFLFHLDHYLPDNQVAFTLHFLLHGVHHYLPMDGLRLVMPPALLVILTTPLYKLAHIVFAEYYAKSVFAGAFMGYILYDVTHYSLHHAKLPSVMKTIKTNHLDHHYKNYELGFGVTSKFWDRVFGTEMVDTDKKL; this is encoded by the coding sequence ATGGCCACTGCTAAATCACTTCCATTCATAACCAAGGCCGAGCTCGAGGCTCAACGAAAAAGTTCTTCACATGTTCTGGTAACTCTAAATAATCGAAAGGTCTATGATGTTACCGACTTTGTTGAAGCTCATCCCGGTGGTGCTGACTTGATTAGAGACTATCCTCATCACGATATTACAAAAATCATGGCTGATATCGAATCACACGCTCACTCTGAGTCCGCTTATGAGATGATGGATGATGATTATTTGGTTGCTATCCTTGCTACagaggaagaagagcgCGAGTTGTTGACTGACTCCAATAGAAGATCATTTGTATTTTCAAGTTCGGGAGGTGACGATGATGCAGAGGCTGAGCTTACAGTTACTACTGACTTTTCAAATGATTATAATACACACAAATTTTTGGACCTCAACAAACCACTACTATGGCAAGTTTTATTTGGGAAGTTCACCAAAGAGTTTTATCTTGAGCAAGTCCATAAACCACGTCACTATGGTAAAGGGTCAGCTCCTATCTTTGGAAACTTCCTTGAACCTCTCACCAAGACTCCCTGGTTTGTGATTCCAATTATTTGGATCCCCGCTGATATATACTGCATTTCACTTGCTTTAGAGGGTCTCCATCCATTACTTGTAGTAGTTTTCTACACTCTTGGTTTGTGCATTTGGACTCTTTTAGAGTACATTTTGCATCGATTCTTGTTTCACTTGGACCACTATCTCCCTGATAACCAAGTGGCATTCACCCTTCATTTCCTTCTTCACGGTGTTCACCACTATTTGCCAATGGATGGGCTCCGTTTGGTCATGCCACCTGCACTGCTCGTGATTTTGACTACTCCTCTTTACAAACTAGCACACATTGTATTCGCTGAATATTACGCCAAGAGTGTATTTGCCGGTGCTTTTATGGGTTATATTTTGTATGATGTCACGCACTACTCTCTCCATCACGCCAAGCTTCCCAGCGTAATGAAGACTATTAAGACCAACCATCTTGACCATCACTATAAGAACTACGAGCTGGGTTTTGGCGTTACTTCGAAGTTCTGGGACCGCGTATTTGGTACTGAGATGGTAGATACCGACAAAAAGTTATAG
- a CDS encoding Ornithine transporter of the mitochondrial inner membrane, whose translation MASENVQITNTIKEISLGSDTEHRKLVKLPQALIPYRLAICSYGAAMIATTVGFPLDSVKTRLQTHKFKSAWQCIVDTERHEGIRGFYRGLTAPLLSSSAVRSISITIYSKCVPILSNMCFSLYSAPKSKDTMAATIDWMLRTSPITFGAGAIAGSVCSIISCPFEFTKLASQIEVLVRRNQLATLATSTTTSQTQLHTPVEPAKLKPKGSFEVASELIKKGGVASLYGGYRYHICK comes from the coding sequence ATGGCGAGTGAAAACGTCCAAATCACCAACACGATCAAAGAGATCTCTCTGGGGAGCGATACCGAGCACCGCAAGTTGGTGAAACTACCACAGGCATTAATACCGTACCGACTGGCGATATGTTCATATGGAGCAGCAATGATAGCAACTACAGTGGGGTTTCCATTAGATTCAGTTAAAACTCGGTTACAGACACATAAATTCAAAAGTGCATGGCAATGTATAGTAGATACAGAACGGCATGAAGGAATTCGAGGATTCTACAGAGGATTAACAGCTCCATTACTGTCGTCCAGCGCAGTGCGGTCAATTAGCATTACTATTTATTCTAAATGTGTTCCAATACTGTCCAACATGTGCTTCTCACTATACTCAGCACCGAAATCCAAGGATACCATGGCAGCCACCATTGACTGGATGCTGCGAACAAGTCCCATTACATTCGGAGCCGGAGCTATTGCTGGATCAGTGTGTTCAATCATCTCCTGTCCCTTCGAATTCACGAAACTGGCTTCACAAATCGAAGTCCTCGTCCGACGCAACCAACTGGCCACACTGGCgacctccaccaccacttcaCAAACCCAGCTACATACACCGGTCGAACCCGCCAAACTGAAACCAAAAGGGTCCTTCGAAGTAGCCAGCGAACTCATCAAAAAAGGCGGCGTCGCATCACTCTACGGAGGCTACCGCTACCATATCTGTAAGTAA